Proteins from one Parasteatoda tepidariorum isolate YZ-2023 chromosome 4, CAS_Ptep_4.0, whole genome shotgun sequence genomic window:
- the LOC107453794 gene encoding pupal cuticle protein Edg-84A, producing MKVLILLALVVASNAAAVVYHPAWWPAASAYQAKDGIGNYVFGHHDAHPGGPSFHSESGDASGRKVGAYGVKDPDGKVRIVEYVADAGGFKANIKTSEKIDKDHQDPAGVTTTEAKKVVAWHPVAYHALPYYFSESEHSDLQASPAINNMKVLILFALFAASQAAVLIGTGASTQYRSQDNHGNYAFGYNEAHPSGATFRKETGSHGVVAGSYGLADADGRQRVVNYVADAAGFRADIKTNEPGVEPKDPANTAINKATLVVAPAAPIAYAAPLPAAIHAPIPAAIHAPHYAAPLLTYAAAPHSAVHVSAGNALGGYSYSTVVGHHGLHHGLHLL from the exons ATGAAG GTGCTGATTCTGCTAGCTTTAGTAGTAGCTTCAAATGCTGCAGCTGTTGTTTATCATCCTGCATGGTGGCCGGCAGCATCAGCATATCAAGCAAAAGAT ggCATAGGTAATTACGTATTTGGTCATCATGATGCCCATCCTGGAGGTCCATCTTTTCATAGCGAATCAGGTGATGCCTCTGGCCGTAAAGTCGGTGCCTACGGAGTCAAAGACCCTGATGGCAAAGTGAGAATCGTCGAATATGTTGCCGACGCTGGTGGATTTAAAGCCAATATCAAGACATCAGAAAAAATTGACAAAGACCACCAAGACCCGGCTGGTGTGACCACTACAGAAGCTAAGAAAGTAGTTGCTTGGCACCCCGTCGCTTACCATGCCCTTCCCTACTACTTC TCTGAATCGGAACACTCGGATTTACAAGCAAGTCCAGCAATCAACAACATGAAG GTCCTTATTTTGTTCGCTCTTTTTGCCGCTTCTCAAGCAGCTGTTCTTATTGGTACTGGTGCCAGCACCCAATACAGAAGTCAAGAT AACCATGGAAACTATGCTTTTGGTTACAATGAGGCTCATCCATCAGGTGCTACTTTCCGAAAAGAAACCGGCAGCCATGGTGTTGTAGCTGGCTCATACGGATTGGCTGATGCTGATGGTCGACAACGAGTTGTTAACTACGTTGCTGATGCCGCCGGATTCCGTGCTGACATCAAGACCAATGAACCAGGAGTTGAACCAAAAGATCCCGCTAACACTGCCATCAACAAGGCCACATTGGTAGTTGCTCCTGCTGCACCCATTGCTTACGCTGCTCCACTTCCAGCAGCCATCCATGCACCCATTCCTGCAGCTATCCATGCACCTCATTATGCTGCACCACTTCTGACTTATGCTGCAGCTCCACACTCCGCTGTACATGTCTCTGCCGGCAATGCTCTCGGAGGTTACAGTTACAGCACTGTTGTGGGTCACCACGGTCTTCATCATGGTCTTCATCTGTTGTAG
- the LOC107453828 gene encoding adult-specific rigid cuticular protein 15.7 has translation MKVFILLSVLAVSQAAVLLGTGASSQYRSQDGLGNYAFGYNEGHPSGATFRKESGSNGVVAGSYGLTDADGRQRIVNYVADAAGFRADIKTNEPGVEPKDPAHAAINKAGLVVAPAAPIAYASPVPAALPAHVPAAPALTYAAAPAVIPAALPAAPALAYAAAPSAVSVRAGGPLGYSYNTFIGHHGLAHAPLAHQFYY, from the exons ATgaag gtctttattttattgtcagTACTTGCTGTTTCCCAAGCGGCTGTACTCCTCGGAACTGGAGCTAGCTCACAATACAGAAGTCAAGAT GGCCTTGGAAACTATGCTTTTGGATATAACGAAGGACACCCATCCGGGGCTACTTTCCGCAAAGAATCCGGAAGCAACGGTGTCGTTGCTGGCTCATACGGTTTAACTGATGCCGATGGTCGACAACGTATTGTCAACTACGTTGCTGATGCCGCCGGATTCCGTGCCGACATCAAGACCAATGAACCAGGAGTTGAACCAAAAGATCCCGCTCACGCTGCCATCAACAAGGCTGGATTGGTTGTTGCCCCAGCTGCACCCATTGCATACGCTTCACCAGTTCCTGCAGCTCTTCCAGCTCATGTACCTGCAGCACCAGCACTGACCTATGCCGCCGCTCCAGCTGTTATCCCAGCAGCATTGCCAGCTGCACCAGCACTAGCCTACGCCGCTGCTCCCTCTGCTGTGTCTGTAAGAGCAGGTGGACCTCTTGGTTACAGTTACAACACTTTTATTGGACATCATGGTCTTGCCCACGCACCTTTAGCGCACCAATTCTACTACTAG